In the genome of Paenibacillus pabuli, the window GTCTGCTTGGAGCTTCACTAGGTTCCAAAGTGAGTTCGATGATTAATGTGAGACTGCTTCGTTATGGACTGATGGTTCTTATCGCCTTTACAGCAGTAAAGGTCTGGTCTTCCATTCTGTAAAACCGCATAGGATAGAAGCGACCATGACGATTTCGTAACCAAACGGATGGAATGCCGTATAAAGGTTATGAACATGAGCTGGCGAATTTGTTGTTGCATGAATTCACATCAGTTTTCGTCCATGGAGCACCCTCAAACTCCTTTCATGGATACATGTTTAACATTATGAGAAGTTGAGGTATCCATCCTATGAATAACGTACTTACAGATCAGGCTGATACAGGATATCGGCAGGCTGAGCAGAAGGCAGCTGCGTATTTTACTTCTCTTCATGAACAACTAATGGATAATACGTATATCACAACGTTAACGCAAGATATTCACTTATGGCAAAAAACACATATCCAACCGTTTTCCTGGTTATCTTTTTTGTCACCAAATCAAAGAAAACCGGATTCCCGGGATGCTCATAGATATATCCATTGGCTGAATGTTACAGGCAAACTGGATGATTACCTGGATCGCAGTATTTCCTACATTTATATGCGAGATCTGGGCAAAGCACTGGATTCCTCAGATACACAGGCACGCATTCAGCGTGTCGCTGAGGATACCAAAGCATACTTTATGCGTTCAAATACAATTGACCCCAAAGGAAGCCCGGATTATGTCAGTTTGGCCGCCTTGTATCGTTGGGCTCAGAAGGAGAACGTGGAAGCAGCAGTTATCTGGGTAACCGGAAAATTAAAAAATGTGGCTTCCAATATTCCCAAAGAATTGGATGCAGAACAGGCACAACGCAAGCTGCTCAAGATCATCCTCGGTGTTGTTCTGCATGTCTACGATGATATGATTGATGAGACTCCTCGGGCAGAGCGTTCTGAGAGACTGGATGCTGCGATACGGCTCGGTTATTCTTACGGGCTGACCTATCCCTTTATTGATGACCTGCTTGATTCGCAGGCGTTGACTGCACAAGAGAAGGAGCAGTATTCTCTCCTGATCCGGAATGCGCTTCTCACCGGTGTCGTGCCGGATCTTGACGAATGGAAGGGAGACAACCTCAACATCATTCAATACGTTCATGCCGAGCTGCGTGATGCGTTCGAGTATATCAAGAACTACCAGCGCCCTGAGATGCAGCGCACGTTCTTCGAGCAATCTTATGCATTTTTTCAATCTCAGGAAATAGACCGGGCCAAGCAGCTATCCAATGCGAATTATTCGAATGAAGAACTGTATATCCCGATTATTATTAAATCCTCCTCCTCCAGACTCATTGTTCGTTCCGTGCTTAGTGCATCAGTGGATGAAGGTTTTGATCTGCGGACGTTCTACTATGGCATATATAATCAGCTCGCGGACGATTTCGCTGATATGTTTGACGATATGAAGGAAGGAGCAGTAACCCCGTATACTTACTATCTGAACTATCGTGACCTGCGGCCCGATCTGATCAATCCGTATGAATTATACTGGGCGGTTATCTCTTATCTGATTCATGAGGTATACCATTCGGATGCAAAGACCCGTGAGGTCATACTGGATCGTGCTATAAATGGTCTTAAACGTTGTAAAGAGCGTTTGGGTCAAGAACAATATAGCGAAGTGATGAACATCTTCGCCTCCGGACAACCAGAATTTAATCGTCTAATTCAGCAAATGGTGCGAAAAGCCGATGATGTGGATTTCCTGGATAAATTGCTGCGGGATCAGGTTATCCTCCAATTGAAGAATGATAAACAGGAAAAACAGGATTTTCTGGATACAATTCGCACGGTTCGTGAACAGATCAATATTGAATTGCAGATATTCAAGTCGAGCGGACTTCCAGAAATGAAAGGTACGCTTATTGATGCAGCAAATTACAGCCTACAGGGAGATGGGAAGCGGCTAAGGCCGATTCTGACCTGGGTGATGGGTGTGCGTGAATATGGCCTGCATGAATCGTCTATCATGCCTCTTCTGAGATCACTGGAATACATGCATACCGCTTCATTAATTTTTGATGATCTGCCGACACAGGATAATGCTTCAACCAGGCGGGGGCGTTCCACTTTGCATCAGGTGCACAACAGTGCGACAGCAGAATTAACAGGTCTATTTCTTATCCAAAAAGCCATTGGTGAGCAATCTTCACTCAATCAGTTTGATGCCGCAACCGTACTCACCCTGATTCAATATTCTGCTGAAAAAGCCGAGGACATGTGTATGGGGCAGGCGATGGATCTGAACGCCAAAGGAAAAACGCTGACTCTGGAACAATTGAATATGATCTGTTTCTACAAAACAGGCATTGCTTTCGAGGCGGCACTTGTGATGCCAGCCATTCTGGCCAAGGTGAAGGAAGCGGAGATTGCATCCTTAAAGAAGTTTGCATATCATGCGGGCATCGCCTTTCAAATTAAGGATGATTTGCTGGATCTGGAGGGAGATCACCGGGTACTCGGTAAACCAGCAGGTCAGGATGTGCGAAACAACAGTTCAACCTTTGTATCCATTCTGGGTGAAGACGGCGCCAAGAAAGAGATGTGGGAGCACTATTGTCGTGCAACCGATGCGCTGAACGAAATGCCAAAGCCTATTTCTTTTCTGAGACATCTGTTAGACTATATCATTGGACGGGAGCGTTGAGATCTTTACCTGACTGATCCCATGCTCAGCATGGTTATAGAAAATAAAAAAATGAGCCTGGATTCGATTCATATAGAATCCAGGTCTTATTTTGCTTTAATGACACAAACTTTTAGAATATAAGATGTTTCAACAATTGAAAAATCGGGTATTAAGCAAATATTGTGTTTATACACCAAAAGGAGAGCTAAAGATGCAGGTTCAAAAGGTCGATCATCACGAATTGTTTGAGCAGATTTATAATCAAGCACCTATTGGGATTGCACTTGTTGCTCCAACAGGCCAGTGGATGAAGGTGAATCCTGTTTTTTGCAGTATGGTGGGTTATACAGCTGAAGAATTAATAGGACATCACTATAAGGATATCACCCATCCTGATGATTCAGCACAGGACATGGTCTATGAGCGTGGGCTTTGTGATGCCAAAACGAAAGAGCACAGATATGAAAAGCGTTATATTCAAAAAAATGGTGATATTTTATGGGTATCGTTACATGTAACATTGGCTCGAAATGAAATCAACAATGAGCCTCTTTATTTTATTTGTCATGTTGTGGATATTACGAATCGAAAAGCAACCGAACAAAAACTTCTCCAAACGGAAGAAATGTTCAAACTTATCTCCGACAATGCCCAGGAAATCATATATATTGCTACCTTTGACGGTGTTTGTCGCTACTGTTCGCCTTCCGTATATAATCTGCTTGGTTATTCGCCGGAAGAAGTGGTTGGGAATGACAATACCCTCATTTTCCATCCGCAGAATATGGAAGGTTCTTCGCAGATCGATTTGAGCAAAGGACATCTGATGGACATACAGGTTCGTCACAAAGAAGGGCATAACCTCTGGTTTGAGACCACATATAAGGTTATCGGTGACCCAGGGCAAGAACAACAGATTCTGGCCATTGGTCGGGACATATCGGAGAGAAAGAAACATGAGGCTATTAGCGCAGAAGCTGAACGGATTGCTATGATCGGCAGTTGGGAGTGGGACATGCTGAGTGGCCATGTTTCAATGTCGGGTCAAATATATGAGATTTTTGAAATAGACAATAACAAAACCTATACAGCCAGTGAGATCTTTGCCTGCATGGAGCCATCACAGGAACAGCGTTTGAAGAAATGTATCGAAACGGTGAAAAAAGGAGAGCCGCTTGATTTTGAATATCGGCATCTGGGGTCAGACGGTAAGCAAAAGTATCTCCATCTACGAGGCTTAATTACCTATGATGAAGATCATCAACCGATACAGTTGAATGGTACATTGCAGGATATCACGGAGCGTAAACTTGTTGAATTCAAACTGCAGGAATCGGTGGAACGCTATACTTCACTCAAAAAATATAATCATGATGCCATCATTTCTTTTGACATGAGCGGCAATATCATAAATGCCAATCCGGTAGCCATAAAAATGACGGGTTGTCCGGTTGCGGAAATGATCGGAACTAGCATATCTAGGTTTATCGGGCTGTATCATCTTGGACTGATCCTCAATAGTCATTATGAGCTGGCTGAAAAAGAAATCAATGCCATTCAGCACATTGATGGTTCGGAGACAGAAGTGCTGGCAACGCTTGCTCCCATCATTATTAATGAACAAAACGTAGGTTTTTACCTGATTGCAAAGGATATTACAGAGCAAAAAAAATTGCTTGTAGCCAAAGAAACTGCGGAACGAATGAACAAGGCCAAGAGTGAATTTTTAGCGATGATGAGCCACGAGATCCGTACTCCCATGAACGGGGTGATCGGAATGACGGATTTGCTTCTGGATACACCTGGACTCAGCGGAGAACAAAAGGAATACATTGAGATCATTCAAAAGAGTGGGGATTCGCTGCTTGCGATCATTAATGATATTCTGGACTTTTCCAAAATAGAGTCGGGCAAAACCGATTTGGTGGATGAGCCCTTTGATCTCAGAGAAATCGTGACCGAGACGGTTAATATCGTAACACCAATGATCCGAGAGAAGCAGCTGGATCTTCGTCTTAGCCTGGACGATGCCATTCCTACTCCCGTATTCGGTGATGCTTACCGTCTTAAACAGGTCCTTACCAACATCATAGGGAATGCTGTGAAGTTCACCTTGGAAGGCAGTGTGGAAATCGAAGTAAAGGTGATTGGACAAGAATGTAATGATGTTCAATTTCAATTCAAAGTGATAGATACGGGGATTGGAATCCCGGCTGAGAAGAGAGGGCATCTATTTGAAGCCTTCTACCAATTGGAGAACTTCATGTCTCGCAAGCCTCAAGGTACAGGCCTTGGGCTGGCGATCAGCAAGAAACTGATCGAGCTTATGGGGGGAGATATCTGGATTGAAGAGTCCAGTGATCCTGGGACAACATTTGTTTTTACAGTTTCCTTTAAAATCAATACGATCGAGGAAATGAACAATTACGACCTTCAACTTAAAAAGAATAAGATGGATGTATTGCGAATTCTGATTGCAGAAGACAATGAAGTGAACCAGCTTGTCCTGCGCCGAATGATTGAGAGAAAAGGACATCTCGTGGATTATGTGGAGAACGGTGTAGAAGCTGTGGAGGCTGTTAAAAGAAATAGGTATGATATTATTTTTATGGATGTGCACATGCCTCGACTGAATGGATTTGAAGCGACCAAAGCAATTAAGGAAGCCCTGGCACCAGACCTATGTCCATATATTGTGGCCGTTACTGCGAACGCGGTGAGAGGGGATATGGACAAGTGTCTGAAGGCTGGAATGGATGCTTATGTGACCAAACCTATTAAAAGTGAATCCATTATGCAAGTGATAGAGGAGTTTCACAAAATCAAGAAACAAACGGACCGTTCATGATCTTGTAATGCCTGTTGAGCCGCTAACTTATCGATAAATAAGTTAGCGGCTTTTTTTGGCATTTGCTTTCCCGGAACGCCAAACTATTGATTTTTGATCCATAGTTTGGAGATATCCATGAAGCCGAACTCAGCGGTATGAAGTCCAAAGAGACTTTGATTCAGCAGCGCTTTTTTATTCATGTGGCAGCCGTACAATATCCAGCAGTTATCCCGAAGCAAATCCTCGGCTTCATTAAGCAGCATCGACCTTTGCTCTTCATTCTGCTGCAGGAAATTCTCCATTTTTTGATATAAAATGGACTGTATAGCGGGAGATAAACAAATATGAAAATAGTTACGCTTGTTTATGAAAAAATTAATCATCCCGAATTGCCAGTCATCTTCCAAAATTTCTTCTGCAATAATGAAGTCGGCTTCACTAGTTTCCCTTACATTGGGATATTCAACGAAGGGCTGTAACTCAATACATAAGCCGATTGTGGCTCCGCGCTGCTTAAGCCACTCTGCTTCTTTCTGATCTTTAGCCACGGTATATGCCAGTATGAGCTTTTCCCCTTGATATCCGCTGATGCGCAGCAGCTCACGGGCATCATCAAGAGACGATTCGCGCCAAGCATGCTCAGCACTTTTCCAGGGGAGAAAGCTGTTTGCCGGCGTAATTCGGTTGCTGCCCAGTTCTCTTACCAAAGCGACTGGATCAAAAACCATTCGCATGGCTTGTCGAAATTCCAGTTGATGGTGTATACCGGCTTTGCGAAAATTAATCATCATGTATCGGCATCCTGTAGCTGGATAGTCAATACTGTTAGTCCCTGCATCGTCTGTAGCCAACTTCAGTCGGTCTGTTCCCGGCAATTCATAATGACGTTCATAAGGACCCAGATTCGGGACAAACCAAATATCTACTCGATCCAGATGAGGACGGATTCCATAATAGGCATCGAATGCGCTTATGATCAGCACCGTTTCATTTATTTCATTGATCCGAAAAGGTCCAGTACCGATCAATTGTTGGGTTACATCGACATCATAGGGGAGAATTGTCATGGAGACACAACTAAGCAAGTTCAGGAAAAAACGATTAGGCCGACTTAAATAAAAACGAATGCAGTAATCCCCGACAACTTCAGTACGCTCAATATCCCGGTATAGCCAAATGAATGGACTGTCTACAGTGCGCAAGCGCTGCAATGTAGCTTGGACATCCCGGGATGTCATTACACGACCATGGTGGAATCGCACACCCTTGCGCAGATAAAAGATCCAAATGCTTTGATCCTCGTTGTACTCCCACATATGTGCCAGATCCGGCAGGAAAGTTCCCGTTTTGACGTCATAGGTGATTAGTGTGCTGCATACCTGCCCAAGCAGATAGGTTTCAAAAGCAGTATACACAAAAGCAGGGTCAAGGTCTGCCAATCTTCGTGACCTCACCATGCGAAGCACGTCCTGACCGGAAGCCGTTTCAACATGACTGTGGAATCCCATCTGTTTATTCAATGAATTCAGCAGCCGTTCCCGAAGAGCGTCGTTCTTCTCTGTGCTGCCGATCAATTCGATCGCTTCCTTCATTTTACCTCTGCCCATAAGTTCCAAAAAGCTCTCCTCAAGCGCCTCATTCACACTGCGCAGCAATGTCATCTCAGAGCGATGCCCCCGGCCTCGCCCGGGCTGCCAGTGAATAAACCCTTGTTCCTCCAGCTTGCGCAGAATAAACTTCACATTGCGTGGAGTACAGCACAGGGCAGCGGAAAGGCTGTCGATCGTTACAGGAACCGCTTCAAGAAATTGAAGAGAAAGTTCTTTTGCTGTGGCGAGACGCAGATAGTGGGTTGTTGCTGTATCCATATGAAAGTCTCCTTCATAAAAGGTGAAATGGGTTCTCATTTTCTTACACTTTTATTTCCCCCTTTGATCCATACAATTATACATAAAGGGATAGGGCAAAGGTAGCCCATCTGAGACAAAAACATCTAGAACAGGAGAACCATACGCATGAAGCAACATTTACGTCAAATTCACCCTTTAGCCTGGACCATCATTGTTGGAACGATGTTTGGACGTCTTGTTACATCCATGAGCATCCCGTTTTTATCGATTTATCTGACTCAGGTACTGGGAGCTACTCCAACTCAAACGGGTATTACCGTTGCGGTCAGTTCTCTGGCTGGGGTCATGGTCAGCTTTTACGGAGGTTACATATCGGATCGAATCGGCCGCAAAAAGGTCATGATGGTCTCCGTATTTGGCTGGGCATGTGTGTTTTTCATTTTTTCCGCAGCAGAACATCTGTGGGTATTCTTTGTGGCCAATACGTTAAACGGTTTATGCCGCGCCGTGTTTGAGCCTACGTCACGTGCACTGCTATCGGATATTACATCACCTCAGAATAAACTGCTTGTCTTCAATCTCAGATATGCGGCCATTAATTTGGGTGTCGTGTTTGGACCGATTATTGGTCTTCAGCTCGGATCGGCGGAGTCTACGTTTCCGTTTATGATCTCCGGAATGGTATACATCGTTTACGGCCTGGTTTTGTTCCTGCAATTTCGATTGCAGCACGCAAATTTGCCGGAACACGTTCAGGTCGCTGCACCTCGGTTACGAGACGCGCTCGCTACCACCGGACGTGACCGTGTATTTTTGCCAGTACTTATCGGGACTACTTTCTGCGTGCTCGGGTATGGGCATTTTAGCTCGACCTTGGCTCAGTATGTTGCCCAGAATCCTCTTTTTGAACATGGAAGTCAAGTGTTTTCCTATATGCTTTCACTCAATGCGTTGACTGTACTTGTAATCCAATTCCCGATTGTGAGGGTTGCCAGCAAATTTCCGCCGGTTGTACCCCTCATTCTTGGAAACGTGCTGGTCGCTACAAGCTTGTTCCTCTTTGGCATCGCAACAAGCGTTACGGTATTGATGATCAGTGTCATTCTGTTCACTGTTGGGGAAGTGCTCATGTTCACCATGATGGATATGCTGATTGACCGTATTGCCAAACCGGAATGGAAAGGGACGTACTTTGGCACAATTGGATTCAATAACCTTGGAAGTGTCATGGCGCCGATTCTGGGAGGGCTGTTATTAACCCAATTTGGGACGGGGAATGGTCTGTTCGTTTTTGTACCGCTGGCCCTGACTACTGCACTTGGACTGCCTTTTCTCATCGTAGCGCATAAGCGCCTTGTCGTCAGGGAGAAGGAGACAACACCCATACAAGTGAGTGCCTAGCTTAAGCGATGCCAATTGAACGGCACATAAGTATTGGTTTTTTAACTTTTTTTGGAGAAAGGTAACTTTCAATGAGAAATAAGCGTTAATTAGTTAAACATTTCCTCATGGGGGTTCCAAATGATATTTAAAAAACTCACTTCAACATTGCTGGCGTGTATTATGTTTGCCGCGTTTTCAACGTCGATCTCAGCTGAGGATACCACGCTAGAGATTGGGACTGGAGTATTGTCCAATAACCGAGTGCTGATTCCTTTGAGGGTCGTGTCCAGCAACTTGGGTGCAGAAGTGACGTGGTATAAGGACGGGAAGAGCATTCGAATTAAAAAGGATGATAAAGAAATTTGGCTTGTAGCTAACTTCAAAAATGCGAGAGTGAATGAACGAATAATCGGAATGGATTCTCCTGTTGAATTAATTGATAATACGGCATATGTTCCCTTGCGATTTGTCAGCCAAACGTTAGGAGCCAAGCTAGAGTGGAACCCACAAACGAAACAGGCAACCATCCACCTGAAAAATCAAAACATGATAGTAAGTATGCAAGAGAATACGATCCAGATACCTGATTCTGCGAAAATAACCCAGGGGCGGTTAAATGTTTTGTCAGAGAAATTAAATGAAATTTCAGGCTTGTCTCAGATTAAACAGGCTGGTACGTATTTCAAGCCTTATTTTACAGAAGATTTAATCCAATTTATTCTCAAGAGGCAGGATCTAGTCAGTGATTGGATGGTGTATGATGCTCCAGAGACTTCCGTTTATTATACAAGCTCTACAACAGCGACGTTATCCCAATCGTTCGTAATCGGAAATACATTAACGGGTGATTCCCATTATGTAAATGATCGAAATATTGAACTGGTTT includes:
- a CDS encoding ABC transporter substrate-binding protein, with the protein product MDTATTHYLRLATAKELSLQFLEAVPVTIDSLSAALCCTPRNVKFILRKLEEQGFIHWQPGRGRGHRSEMTLLRSVNEALEESFLELMGRGKMKEAIELIGSTEKNDALRERLLNSLNKQMGFHSHVETASGQDVLRMVRSRRLADLDPAFVYTAFETYLLGQVCSTLITYDVKTGTFLPDLAHMWEYNEDQSIWIFYLRKGVRFHHGRVMTSRDVQATLQRLRTVDSPFIWLYRDIERTEVVGDYCIRFYLSRPNRFFLNLLSCVSMTILPYDVDVTQQLIGTGPFRINEINETVLIISAFDAYYGIRPHLDRVDIWFVPNLGPYERHYELPGTDRLKLATDDAGTNSIDYPATGCRYMMINFRKAGIHHQLEFRQAMRMVFDPVALVRELGSNRITPANSFLPWKSAEHAWRESSLDDARELLRISGYQGEKLILAYTVAKDQKEAEWLKQRGATIGLCIELQPFVEYPNVRETSEADFIIAEEILEDDWQFGMINFFINKRNYFHICLSPAIQSILYQKMENFLQQNEEQRSMLLNEAEDLLRDNCWILYGCHMNKKALLNQSLFGLHTAEFGFMDISKLWIKNQ
- a CDS encoding polyprenyl synthetase family protein, which gives rise to MNNVLTDQADTGYRQAEQKAAAYFTSLHEQLMDNTYITTLTQDIHLWQKTHIQPFSWLSFLSPNQRKPDSRDAHRYIHWLNVTGKLDDYLDRSISYIYMRDLGKALDSSDTQARIQRVAEDTKAYFMRSNTIDPKGSPDYVSLAALYRWAQKENVEAAVIWVTGKLKNVASNIPKELDAEQAQRKLLKIILGVVLHVYDDMIDETPRAERSERLDAAIRLGYSYGLTYPFIDDLLDSQALTAQEKEQYSLLIRNALLTGVVPDLDEWKGDNLNIIQYVHAELRDAFEYIKNYQRPEMQRTFFEQSYAFFQSQEIDRAKQLSNANYSNEELYIPIIIKSSSSRLIVRSVLSASVDEGFDLRTFYYGIYNQLADDFADMFDDMKEGAVTPYTYYLNYRDLRPDLINPYELYWAVISYLIHEVYHSDAKTREVILDRAINGLKRCKERLGQEQYSEVMNIFASGQPEFNRLIQQMVRKADDVDFLDKLLRDQVILQLKNDKQEKQDFLDTIRTVREQINIELQIFKSSGLPEMKGTLIDAANYSLQGDGKRLRPILTWVMGVREYGLHESSIMPLLRSLEYMHTASLIFDDLPTQDNASTRRGRSTLHQVHNSATAELTGLFLIQKAIGEQSSLNQFDAATVLTLIQYSAEKAEDMCMGQAMDLNAKGKTLTLEQLNMICFYKTGIAFEAALVMPAILAKVKEAEIASLKKFAYHAGIAFQIKDDLLDLEGDHRVLGKPAGQDVRNNSSTFVSILGEDGAKKEMWEHYCRATDALNEMPKPISFLRHLLDYIIGRER
- a CDS encoding stalk domain-containing protein, whose protein sequence is MIFKKLTSTLLACIMFAAFSTSISAEDTTLEIGTGVLSNNRVLIPLRVVSSNLGAEVTWYKDGKSIRIKKDDKEIWLVANFKNARVNERIIGMDSPVELIDNTAYVPLRFVSQTLGAKLEWNPQTKQATIHLKNQNMIVSMQENTIQIPDSAKITQGRLNVLSEKLNEISGLSQIKQAGTYFKPYFTEDLIQFILKRQDLVSDWMVYDAPETSVYYTSSTTATLSQSFVIGNTLTGDSHYVNDRNIELVYSNGVWKVNQLMFNLREIPYLGYDR
- a CDS encoding PAS domain S-box protein — encoded protein: MQVQKVDHHELFEQIYNQAPIGIALVAPTGQWMKVNPVFCSMVGYTAEELIGHHYKDITHPDDSAQDMVYERGLCDAKTKEHRYEKRYIQKNGDILWVSLHVTLARNEINNEPLYFICHVVDITNRKATEQKLLQTEEMFKLISDNAQEIIYIATFDGVCRYCSPSVYNLLGYSPEEVVGNDNTLIFHPQNMEGSSQIDLSKGHLMDIQVRHKEGHNLWFETTYKVIGDPGQEQQILAIGRDISERKKHEAISAEAERIAMIGSWEWDMLSGHVSMSGQIYEIFEIDNNKTYTASEIFACMEPSQEQRLKKCIETVKKGEPLDFEYRHLGSDGKQKYLHLRGLITYDEDHQPIQLNGTLQDITERKLVEFKLQESVERYTSLKKYNHDAIISFDMSGNIINANPVAIKMTGCPVAEMIGTSISRFIGLYHLGLILNSHYELAEKEINAIQHIDGSETEVLATLAPIIINEQNVGFYLIAKDITEQKKLLVAKETAERMNKAKSEFLAMMSHEIRTPMNGVIGMTDLLLDTPGLSGEQKEYIEIIQKSGDSLLAIINDILDFSKIESGKTDLVDEPFDLREIVTETVNIVTPMIREKQLDLRLSLDDAIPTPVFGDAYRLKQVLTNIIGNAVKFTLEGSVEIEVKVIGQECNDVQFQFKVIDTGIGIPAEKRGHLFEAFYQLENFMSRKPQGTGLGLAISKKLIELMGGDIWIEESSDPGTTFVFTVSFKINTIEEMNNYDLQLKKNKMDVLRILIAEDNEVNQLVLRRMIERKGHLVDYVENGVEAVEAVKRNRYDIIFMDVHMPRLNGFEATKAIKEALAPDLCPYIVAVTANAVRGDMDKCLKAGMDAYVTKPIKSESIMQVIEEFHKIKKQTDRS
- a CDS encoding MDR family MFS transporter, which codes for MKQHLRQIHPLAWTIIVGTMFGRLVTSMSIPFLSIYLTQVLGATPTQTGITVAVSSLAGVMVSFYGGYISDRIGRKKVMMVSVFGWACVFFIFSAAEHLWVFFVANTLNGLCRAVFEPTSRALLSDITSPQNKLLVFNLRYAAINLGVVFGPIIGLQLGSAESTFPFMISGMVYIVYGLVLFLQFRLQHANLPEHVQVAAPRLRDALATTGRDRVFLPVLIGTTFCVLGYGHFSSTLAQYVAQNPLFEHGSQVFSYMLSLNALTVLVIQFPIVRVASKFPPVVPLILGNVLVATSLFLFGIATSVTVLMISVILFTVGEVLMFTMMDMLIDRIAKPEWKGTYFGTIGFNNLGSVMAPILGGLLLTQFGTGNGLFVFVPLALTTALGLPFLIVAHKRLVVREKETTPIQVSA